A section of the Metabacillus endolithicus genome encodes:
- a CDS encoding phosphoglycerate kinase — protein sequence MNKKSVKDIDVKGKVVFCRVDFNVPMKDGQVTDETRIRAALPTIQYLSEQGAKVVLASHLGRPKGEVVEELRLNAVAEKLQELSGKNVVKTDEAYGESVKAEIAKLEEGGLLLLENVRFYPGEEKNDPELAKAFAELADVYVNDAFGAAHRAHASTEGIAKHIPAVAGFLMEKELEVLGKALSNPERPFTAIIGGAKVKDKIGVIDNLLNKVDNLIIGGGLAYTFIKALGHDVGKSLLEEDKIDLAKSYLDQAKEKGVNFYMPVDVVVADDFSNDANTQIVSIDSIPSDWEGLDAGPKTREIYADVIKNSKLVIWNGPMGVFELEAFAGGTKAVAEALAEANDTYSVIGGGDSAAAVEKFNLADKMSHISTGGGASLEFMEGKELPGVVALNDK from the coding sequence ATGAACAAAAAGTCAGTTAAAGACATTGATGTAAAAGGAAAAGTCGTCTTTTGTCGCGTTGATTTCAACGTACCGATGAAGGATGGACAAGTAACAGACGAAACTCGTATTCGTGCAGCATTACCAACAATTCAATATTTAAGTGAACAAGGTGCTAAAGTTGTTTTAGCAAGCCACTTAGGTCGTCCAAAAGGTGAAGTAGTTGAAGAGCTACGTTTAAATGCAGTAGCTGAAAAACTACAAGAGCTTTCTGGTAAAAATGTTGTGAAAACAGATGAAGCGTATGGTGAATCTGTAAAAGCTGAAATTGCAAAATTAGAAGAAGGCGGACTTCTTTTACTAGAAAACGTTCGTTTCTACCCTGGTGAAGAGAAAAACGATCCAGAATTAGCGAAAGCTTTTGCTGAACTAGCTGATGTTTATGTAAATGATGCATTCGGAGCTGCACACCGTGCACATGCTTCAACTGAAGGAATTGCAAAACATATTCCAGCAGTAGCAGGATTCTTAATGGAAAAAGAGCTTGAAGTTCTTGGTAAAGCTTTATCAAATCCAGAGCGCCCATTCACTGCAATCATCGGTGGAGCAAAGGTTAAAGACAAAATCGGTGTTATTGATAACTTACTTAATAAAGTTGACAACTTAATCATCGGTGGCGGATTAGCTTACACATTCATCAAAGCTTTAGGTCATGATGTGGGTAAATCACTGCTTGAAGAAGACAAAATTGATTTAGCGAAATCATATCTTGATCAAGCAAAAGAAAAAGGCGTAAACTTCTACATGCCTGTAGATGTAGTTGTTGCTGATGATTTCTCAAACGATGCGAACACTCAAATTGTATCAATCGATAGCATTCCAAGTGATTGGGAAGGTCTTGATGCAGGTCCAAAAACTCGTGAAATCTACGCTGACGTTATTAAAAACTCTAAGCTTGTTATCTGGAATGGACCAATGGGTGTATTCGAATTAGAAGCATTCGCTGGTGGTACAAAAGCAGTTGCAGAAGCATTAGCTGAGGCAAATGATACATATTCCGTAATAGGAGGAGGAGATTCAGCTGCCGCTGTAGAAAAGTTCAATTTGGCTGATAAAATGAGCCACATTTCTACTGGTGGTGGAGCTTCTCTAGAATTCATGGAAGGTAAAGAGCTTCCAGGTGTTGTAGCATTAAACGATAAATAA
- the gap gene encoding type I glyceraldehyde-3-phosphate dehydrogenase codes for MAVKIGINGFGRIGRNVFRAALKNPNVDVVAVNDLTDANMLAHLLKYDSVHGKLDAEVSVDGNNLVVDGKTIQVSAERDPAKLSWGTQGVEIVVESTGFFTKRADAAKHLEAGAKKVIISAPASDEDITIVMGVNEDKYDAASHDVISNASCTTNCLAPFAKVLNDKFGIKRGMMTTVHSYTNDQQILDLPHKDYRRARAAAENIIPTTTGAAKAVSLVLPELKGKLNGGAMRVPTPNVSLVDLVAELDKEVTVDEVNAALKEAAEGDLKGILGYSEEPLVSGDYNGNANSSTIDALSTMVMEGSMVKVISWYDNESGYSNRVVDLADYLASKGL; via the coding sequence ATGGCAGTAAAAATCGGTATTAATGGTTTTGGTCGTATTGGTCGTAATGTATTCCGTGCAGCTTTAAAAAATCCTAACGTTGACGTTGTAGCAGTTAACGATTTAACAGATGCTAACATGTTAGCTCATCTTTTAAAATATGATTCTGTACACGGAAAATTAGACGCTGAAGTATCAGTTGACGGTAACAACCTAGTTGTTGACGGTAAAACAATCCAAGTATCTGCTGAGCGTGACCCAGCGAAATTATCTTGGGGAACTCAAGGTGTTGAAATCGTTGTTGAATCTACTGGTTTCTTCACAAAACGTGCTGACGCTGCGAAACACTTAGAAGCAGGAGCTAAAAAAGTAATCATCTCTGCTCCAGCTAGCGATGAAGATATCACAATCGTTATGGGTGTTAACGAAGACAAATACGATGCAGCTAGCCACGATGTAATCTCTAACGCTTCTTGTACTACTAACTGCTTAGCGCCATTTGCTAAAGTATTAAATGATAAATTCGGTATCAAGCGTGGAATGATGACAACTGTTCACTCATACACAAATGACCAACAAATCTTAGACTTACCACACAAAGACTACCGTCGTGCTCGTGCGGCAGCTGAAAACATCATCCCAACTACAACTGGGGCTGCAAAAGCTGTTTCTCTAGTATTACCTGAACTAAAAGGTAAATTAAACGGTGGAGCTATGCGTGTTCCAACTCCAAACGTTTCTTTAGTTGACTTAGTTGCTGAGTTAGATAAAGAAGTAACTGTTGACGAAGTAAACGCAGCACTTAAAGAAGCTGCTGAAGGTGATTTAAAAGGTATCCTTGGATACAGCGAAGAGCCATTAGTGTCTGGTGACTACAATGGTAACGCAAACTCTTCTACTATCGATGCATTATCTACAATGGTAATGGAAGGTAGCATGGTTAAAGTTATCTCTTGGTATGACAACGAAAGTGGTTACTCTAACCGCGTAGTTGACCTTGCTGACTACCTTGCTTCTAAAGGTCTTTAA
- a CDS encoding sugar-binding transcriptional regulator — MKSLIEVQRKLLPDLLTVMQKRYQILQYIRLMQPIGRRSLSTSLGLSERILRNEVQFLKDQNLIEIHTSGMTLTNDGTSLLINLEEMMKDVLGLSSLENTLKEKFQLNRVIVISGDSDQSPWVKKEMGRACVTCIKERLNGKNIVAVTGGTTLASVAEMMTPDSKNREMLFVPARGGLGETVENQANTICAKMAERASGNYRLLHVPDQLSKEAYQSIIEEPSIKELLAILKSSSMVIHGIGDAKTMAERRKTPEKDFLKIEQGNAVAEAFGYYFDQEGEIVHKVQTVGIQLDDIDEVPNVIAVAGGASKAKAIKAYMKQGLDSVLITDEGAANELIRD; from the coding sequence ATGAAATCACTTATAGAAGTACAAAGAAAATTATTGCCTGACCTGCTAACGGTTATGCAAAAACGCTATCAAATTCTTCAATACATACGATTAATGCAGCCGATTGGACGCAGAAGTCTCTCTACTAGTCTTGGCCTGAGTGAACGAATTCTTAGGAATGAAGTTCAGTTCTTAAAAGATCAGAATTTGATTGAGATTCATACATCAGGTATGACGTTAACGAACGATGGCACCTCTTTACTTATTAATCTCGAAGAAATGATGAAAGATGTTTTAGGATTATCTTCTTTGGAAAATACATTAAAGGAGAAGTTCCAATTAAACAGAGTCATCGTAATTTCGGGTGATAGTGATCAATCTCCATGGGTAAAAAAAGAAATGGGAAGAGCATGTGTTACATGTATAAAAGAACGGTTAAATGGTAAAAATATCGTCGCCGTTACTGGTGGGACAACGCTCGCATCGGTAGCAGAAATGATGACACCTGATAGTAAAAACCGTGAAATGTTATTTGTCCCAGCACGTGGAGGACTTGGTGAAACAGTGGAAAATCAAGCAAACACAATCTGTGCAAAAATGGCAGAGCGTGCAAGCGGAAATTATCGACTGTTGCATGTACCAGATCAACTAAGTAAAGAAGCATATCAATCAATCATTGAGGAGCCCTCTATAAAAGAGCTTTTAGCGATTTTGAAATCCTCAAGTATGGTCATCCATGGAATAGGAGACGCTAAAACAATGGCGGAGCGCCGGAAAACTCCGGAGAAAGATTTCCTGAAAATTGAGCAAGGAAATGCTGTTGCAGAGGCATTTGGCTACTATTTCGACCAAGAGGGTGAAATTGTCCATAAAGTTCAAACCGTGGGAATTCAGCTCGATGATATTGATGAAGTACCTAATGTTATTGCGGTAGCAGGTGGTGCATCAAAAGCGAAGGCGATAAAGGCCTATATGAAACAAGGTTTAGACTCTGTCCTTATCACAGATGAAGGGGCAGCAAACGAGTTAATAAGGGACTAA
- a CDS encoding glutaredoxin family protein: protein MKKITFYSKENCSLCEKGIAIIHELKNELDFHYEVVDIYKDDVLLEKFQIMIPVVEIDNEVISYGVLDKNSIRNRLL, encoded by the coding sequence ATGAAGAAAATTACCTTTTATTCAAAAGAGAACTGTTCCTTATGCGAAAAAGGGATAGCAATCATTCATGAGCTTAAAAATGAACTGGATTTTCACTATGAAGTGGTGGATATTTACAAAGATGATGTGCTGCTGGAAAAGTTCCAAATCATGATTCCAGTGGTGGAAATAGACAATGAGGTTATTTCTTATGGTGTTTTGGATAAGAATTCCATAAGAAACCGCTTACTTTAA
- the rpoN gene encoding RNA polymerase factor sigma-54, whose protein sequence is MRIELVQQQTLKLNMTQELQQAISLLQYSSDDLLSYVQELTMENPLIEVRENDYSPFRQKPSSSTKQSFIENTLREKTGLREHLRQQLIDFSLNKNDRACLELLIQAIDSNGYVKDSLTDLASVLGVSEELLESKLYFLQSLEPAGIGARSLQECILLQLRRLPIRNELAEIMISEHFRPFAEKSWKELSKKLNVKIGEIQEIHDLVKQLEPRPGLKYEADDCTYVKPDMTIKQINGDWRILYNDELIPQLLISEPIECSGPFSLDEEAQSYYSKKLTQGKWLQRAIEQRKETMINVMKVIIQKQQDFFIHGKSHLRPLTLKEVADILNIHESTVSRTVKDKFIQTPHGLVMMKTFFTNKVAEDNGEISSASVKMKLKKLIDSENKKKPLSDQKIANELKTLYDIGISRRTVTKYREQLNIPTSAIRKEY, encoded by the coding sequence ATGAGAATAGAGTTAGTGCAACAACAAACATTAAAACTGAATATGACGCAAGAATTGCAGCAAGCCATTTCGTTATTGCAGTATTCCTCAGATGATCTTCTTTCATATGTGCAAGAACTAACAATGGAAAATCCACTTATTGAAGTAAGAGAAAATGATTATTCTCCATTTCGTCAGAAACCATCATCATCTACAAAACAATCCTTTATAGAGAATACTTTAAGAGAGAAAACAGGTTTACGTGAGCATTTGCGTCAACAGCTCATCGATTTTTCTTTGAATAAAAACGATCGGGCTTGTCTTGAACTGCTAATTCAGGCAATTGATTCAAATGGATATGTAAAGGACTCCCTAACAGATTTGGCTAGTGTTTTGGGTGTTAGTGAGGAGTTGTTGGAAAGTAAACTATATTTCTTACAAAGCCTGGAGCCTGCAGGTATTGGTGCCCGGTCACTACAAGAATGTATTTTATTACAATTAAGGCGTCTTCCTATTCGGAATGAATTAGCAGAAATCATGATCTCTGAGCACTTTCGCCCATTTGCTGAAAAGTCATGGAAGGAATTATCGAAAAAATTGAATGTGAAGATTGGTGAAATACAAGAAATACATGATCTTGTTAAACAGTTAGAACCGCGTCCAGGCTTAAAGTATGAGGCAGATGACTGCACATATGTAAAGCCCGATATGACAATTAAGCAAATAAATGGAGATTGGCGGATCCTTTATAATGATGAATTAATTCCACAGTTACTTATAAGCGAGCCAATTGAATGTAGTGGCCCTTTTTCATTGGATGAAGAAGCACAAAGTTATTATTCTAAAAAACTAACACAAGGAAAATGGTTGCAAAGAGCGATTGAGCAGCGTAAAGAAACGATGATTAATGTAATGAAAGTAATTATACAAAAACAGCAAGATTTTTTTATTCATGGGAAAAGTCATTTAAGACCTTTAACATTAAAGGAAGTTGCTGATATTTTAAATATTCATGAATCAACAGTTAGCCGAACCGTGAAGGATAAGTTTATTCAAACACCACATGGCTTAGTGATGATGAAAACTTTTTTTACGAATAAGGTAGCAGAAGATAATGGAGAGATCTCCTCAGCATCAGTGAAAATGAAGCTGAAAAAATTAATAGATTCAGAGAATAAGAAAAAACCTCTTTCAGACCAAAAAATAGCCAATGAGTTAAAAACCTTGTATGATATTGGTATTTCCAGAAGAACCGTAACAAAATATAGAGAGCAATTAAATATTCCAACATCAGCAATAAGAAAAGAGTATTAA
- a CDS encoding DUF2269 family protein gives MTFYTILLIIHLVAAVVGLGATFGMPVLMSNVKTVSQAQFAHKVSKGIEKFAKVGSITLLLTGIIMAIINPYLFKEVWYIASLVIYVAVQPITAGILPKKEKLQLKSLESHEGEELPEEYKKLAKQVIPFNNVLHASAVILIVLMTVKPF, from the coding sequence ATGACTTTTTACACAATTTTGTTAATTATCCATCTTGTTGCGGCTGTTGTTGGGCTTGGGGCCACATTTGGAATGCCAGTATTAATGAGTAATGTAAAGACTGTATCACAAGCTCAGTTTGCTCATAAGGTGTCTAAAGGCATTGAAAAGTTCGCAAAAGTGGGAAGCATCACATTATTACTTACAGGCATTATTATGGCTATTATCAATCCTTATCTTTTTAAAGAAGTTTGGTACATTGCTTCCCTTGTGATTTACGTAGCTGTTCAACCAATCACGGCAGGAATTCTCCCTAAAAAAGAAAAGCTGCAGTTAAAGTCACTTGAAAGCCATGAAGGAGAAGAGTTACCAGAAGAGTATAAAAAGCTGGCAAAACAGGTGATCCCGTTTAATAATGTTTTACATGCATCTGCAGTTATTTTAATTGTTTTAATGACTGTAAAACCATTTTAA
- the clpP gene encoding ATP-dependent Clp endopeptidase proteolytic subunit ClpP, protein MNLIPTVIEQTNRGERAYDIYSRLLKDRIIMLGSGIDDNVANSIVSQLLFLEAEDPEKDISIYINSPGGSITAGMAIYDTMQFIKPQVSTICIGMAASMGAFLLAAGEKGKRYALPNSEVMIHQPLGGAQGQATEIEIAAKRILFLRDKLNRILSDRTGQDLEVIERDTERDNFMTAERALEYGLIDKVLDRNTLSK, encoded by the coding sequence ATGAATTTAATCCCTACAGTTATTGAACAAACAAACCGTGGTGAGCGTGCTTATGACATTTACTCCCGTCTTTTAAAAGACCGTATCATTATGCTTGGAAGCGGCATCGACGATAATGTGGCAAATTCAATTGTATCACAGCTACTATTTTTAGAAGCTGAAGATCCAGAAAAAGATATCTCAATTTACATCAACAGCCCTGGTGGATCCATCACAGCAGGTATGGCAATCTACGATACAATGCAATTCATTAAACCACAAGTATCAACAATTTGTATTGGTATGGCTGCTTCAATGGGTGCATTCTTACTTGCAGCTGGTGAAAAAGGTAAACGTTATGCTCTTCCAAACAGTGAAGTAATGATTCACCAACCACTTGGTGGCGCACAAGGTCAAGCAACGGAAATCGAAATTGCTGCAAAACGTATTTTATTCTTACGTGACAAATTAAACAGAATTCTTTCTGATCGTACAGGTCAAGATCTAGAGGTTATCGAACGAGATACAGAGCGTGACAACTTCATGACTGCTGAGCGTGCGTTAGAATATGGTTTAATTGACAAGGTGTTAGATCGTAATACGTTAAGTAAATAA
- a CDS encoding HPr family phosphocarrier protein — protein MVEKQVEVNLKTGLQARPAALFVQEANRFASDVFLEKDGKKVNAKSIMGLMSLAVSTGAVINLIAEGNDEQEAVEALAKFVQQEG, from the coding sequence ATGGTTGAAAAGCAAGTAGAAGTAAATCTTAAAACAGGTTTACAAGCACGTCCAGCTGCATTATTTGTTCAAGAAGCAAATCGTTTTGCATCTGATGTATTTTTAGAAAAAGACGGTAAAAAAGTAAACGCAAAAAGTATTATGGGACTCATGAGCTTAGCAGTTAGCACTGGTGCAGTTATTAATTTAATTGCAGAGGGGAACGACGAGCAAGAGGCTGTTGAAGCTTTAGCCAAGTTTGTACAACAAGAAGGATAA
- the whiA gene encoding DNA-binding protein WhiA, with the protein MSFASETKKELTNLELKPCCLRAELSALIRMNGSLSFSNKMLVLDIQTENAAIARRIYTLLKKQYQVSVELLVRKKMRLKKNNVYIVRLVEEAKSILEDLDILDEGFTFYHRISEDLVKKKCCKRSYIRGAFLAGGSVNNPETSSYHLEIFSLYKEHNDSLCELMNTFDLNSKTLERKKGFITYLKEAEKITEFLNVIGAHQALLRFEDVRIVRDMRNSVNRLVNCETANLNKTIGAALRQVENIRFIDDKIGLDALPDKLREIAKLRVEYQDVTLKELGEMVSSGTISKSGINHRLRKLDQIAEQLRTGQPFSLK; encoded by the coding sequence TTGTCATTTGCATCTGAAACGAAAAAAGAATTAACGAATCTAGAACTAAAACCATGCTGCTTACGAGCTGAGTTATCAGCTTTAATTCGAATGAATGGATCGCTGTCATTTTCAAACAAAATGCTGGTTTTAGATATTCAAACAGAAAATGCAGCGATTGCCAGAAGGATTTATACTTTGTTAAAAAAGCAATATCAAGTATCAGTTGAGCTTCTTGTTCGAAAGAAAATGCGTTTGAAGAAAAACAATGTTTATATTGTAAGACTTGTTGAAGAAGCCAAGTCGATATTAGAAGATCTTGACATCTTAGATGAAGGATTTACCTTCTATCATAGAATTTCTGAAGATCTTGTGAAAAAGAAATGTTGCAAACGCTCTTATATAAGAGGTGCATTTCTTGCTGGAGGCTCCGTTAATAACCCGGAAACCTCATCCTATCACCTTGAAATTTTCTCACTATATAAAGAGCATAACGATTCTCTTTGTGAGTTAATGAATACATTTGATTTGAATAGCAAAACGTTAGAGCGTAAAAAAGGCTTTATCACGTATTTAAAAGAAGCAGAAAAAATCACAGAGTTTTTAAATGTCATTGGTGCCCATCAAGCACTGCTTCGATTTGAAGATGTCCGCATTGTTCGAGACATGAGAAACTCGGTGAATCGTCTGGTGAACTGTGAAACAGCTAATCTTAACAAAACAATTGGTGCCGCACTAAGACAGGTAGAGAATATTCGCTTTATTGATGATAAAATAGGCTTAGATGCTTTACCGGATAAACTAAGAGAAATCGCCAAGCTGAGAGTTGAATATCAAGATGTCACGTTAAAAGAGCTAGGTGAAATGGTATCTAGTGGTACCATTAGCAAATCGGGTATCAATCATCGACTACGTAAGCTAGATCAAATAGCTGAGCAATTAAGAACTGGTCAACCGTTTTCATTAAAATAA
- the rapZ gene encoding RNase adapter RapZ → MTVEQNEQQDVQMVIITGMSGAGKTVAIQSFEDLGYFCVDNLPPTLLPKFLELMKESGSKMNKVALVMDLRGREFFDSLFKALDDLPENSWVTPHILFLDAKDSTLVTRYKETRRSHPLASKGLPLEGIGIERELLEEMKGRAQLIYDTSDLKPRELREKILKQFSSSVQHTFTVNVTSFGFKYGIPIDADLVFDVRFLPNPHYIDHMRPKTGLQEEVSSYVLKWNETQKFLEKLIDLLTFMLPYYKREGKSQIVIAIGCTGGQHRSVTLAEYLAKHFHQDYHTQVSHRDIEKRKNH, encoded by the coding sequence ATGACTGTCGAGCAAAACGAGCAGCAGGATGTGCAAATGGTAATTATTACCGGTATGTCTGGCGCAGGAAAAACAGTTGCTATTCAAAGTTTTGAAGACTTAGGTTACTTCTGTGTGGACAACTTGCCACCAACCCTATTACCAAAGTTTTTGGAGTTAATGAAAGAATCAGGCTCTAAAATGAATAAAGTCGCATTAGTTATGGATCTTCGTGGAAGAGAGTTTTTCGATAGTTTGTTCAAAGCACTTGATGATTTACCGGAAAACTCATGGGTAACACCCCATATTTTATTCCTTGATGCGAAAGACTCTACTCTTGTCACAAGATATAAAGAAACAAGACGCTCACATCCGTTAGCTTCTAAAGGTCTTCCATTAGAAGGGATTGGCATAGAGCGAGAACTGTTAGAAGAGATGAAGGGTAGAGCTCAATTAATCTATGATACATCAGATTTAAAGCCAAGAGAGTTACGTGAAAAAATCCTTAAGCAATTTTCATCAAGTGTTCAACACACGTTTACCGTGAATGTAACATCATTTGGATTTAAATATGGAATCCCAATCGATGCTGATCTTGTCTTTGATGTTCGTTTCTTACCAAATCCTCATTATATAGATCATATGAGGCCAAAAACGGGCTTGCAGGAAGAGGTTTCTTCATACGTGTTAAAGTGGAATGAAACACAAAAGTTTCTTGAAAAGCTTATAGATTTGCTCACATTCATGCTGCCTTATTATAAACGTGAAGGAAAAAGTCAAATTGTTATTGCGATTGGTTGTACAGGAGGTCAACATCGCTCAGTAACACTCGCTGAATATCTTGCAAAGCATTTTCACCAAGACTATCATACTCAAGTCTCACACCGAGATATTGAGAAGAGAAAGAATCACTAA
- a CDS encoding 8-oxo-dGTP diphosphatase, with protein MKNLQRVTNCVLMEGNKVLLLQKPRRGWWVAPGGKMELGESVKDTVTREYREETGIYIKNPQLKGIFTFIIQDGKDIVSEWMMFTFLATDYQGTNVGESEEGTIKWHDKEAVQELPMAPGDHHILDYVMKGTGMLYGTFTYTPDFELLSYRLDPQ; from the coding sequence GTGAAGAATTTGCAAAGAGTAACCAACTGCGTCTTAATGGAAGGAAACAAGGTTCTTCTCCTACAAAAGCCTAGAAGAGGTTGGTGGGTAGCTCCCGGTGGGAAAATGGAATTGGGAGAATCTGTAAAGGATACTGTCACACGTGAATATAGGGAAGAAACAGGAATCTATATAAAAAACCCTCAATTAAAAGGTATTTTTACGTTCATCATACAAGACGGAAAAGATATTGTTTCAGAATGGATGATGTTTACCTTCTTAGCGACTGATTATCAAGGAACGAATGTAGGAGAATCAGAAGAAGGAACAATTAAATGGCATGATAAAGAAGCGGTTCAGGAGTTACCGATGGCACCTGGAGACCACCACATCCTGGATTATGTGATGAAAGGTACAGGAATGCTTTACGGGACCTTTACATATACTCCAGATTTTGAACTACTATCTTATCGTTTGGATCCACAATAA
- the trxB gene encoding thioredoxin-disulfide reductase produces MSEEKIYDVIIAGAGPAGMTAAVYTSRANLSTLMIERGIPGGQMANTEEVENYPGFDHILGPELSTKMFDHAKKFGAEYAYGDIQEIIDGEEYKTVKAGKKEYKTRSIIIATGAEYKKIGVPGEKELGGRGVSYCAVCDGAFFKGKELVVVGGGDSAVEEGVYLTRFASKVTIVHRRDELRAQKILQQRAFDNEKIDFIWNHTVKEIHDVDGKVGKVTLVNTQNGEEQEFKTDGVFIYIGMVPLSKPFESLGITNDMGYIETNDRMETRVEGIFAAGDIREKMLRQIVTATGDGSIAAQSAQHYVEELVEKLKVSK; encoded by the coding sequence GTGTCAGAAGAAAAAATTTATGACGTTATCATTGCAGGAGCAGGTCCCGCTGGAATGACAGCTGCTGTTTATACGTCTCGTGCGAATTTATCAACGTTAATGATTGAGCGTGGAATACCGGGAGGCCAGATGGCAAATACAGAGGAAGTTGAAAACTATCCGGGCTTTGATCATATATTAGGACCTGAATTATCAACAAAAATGTTTGATCATGCAAAAAAATTTGGTGCAGAATATGCGTACGGTGATATACAGGAAATTATTGATGGTGAAGAATACAAAACAGTAAAAGCTGGGAAAAAAGAATATAAAACAAGAAGCATCATTATTGCAACAGGTGCAGAATACAAAAAAATCGGTGTTCCTGGAGAGAAAGAATTAGGTGGACGTGGCGTATCTTATTGCGCGGTTTGTGATGGTGCTTTCTTTAAAGGAAAAGAATTAGTTGTTGTTGGTGGCGGTGATTCAGCAGTAGAAGAGGGTGTTTATTTAACTCGATTCGCTTCAAAGGTTACAATTGTTCACCGTCGTGATGAATTAAGAGCGCAAAAAATTCTTCAGCAACGTGCATTTGATAATGAAAAGATTGATTTTATCTGGAATCATACAGTAAAAGAAATTCATGATGTAGACGGCAAGGTTGGCAAAGTGACCTTAGTGAACACACAAAATGGAGAAGAGCAAGAATTCAAAACAGATGGTGTGTTCATCTATATCGGAATGGTTCCATTATCAAAGCCGTTTGAAAGCCTTGGGATTACGAATGATATGGGCTATATTGAAACAAATGACCGTATGGAAACAAGAGTTGAGGGGATTTTTGCAGCTGGAGATATCCGTGAAAAAATGCTCCGTCAAATTGTGACAGCTACAGGTGACGGTAGTATTGCGGCTCAAAGTGCTCAACACTATGTAGAAGAACTTGTTGAAAAGCTTAAAGTAAGTAAATAA